The following proteins are encoded in a genomic region of Chaetodon auriga isolate fChaAug3 chromosome 8, fChaAug3.hap1, whole genome shotgun sequence:
- the LOC143325087 gene encoding sialic acid-binding Ig-like lectin 13, translating into MTATLTLLIGCLLQGALCGQFNVIMPQAIEVLSGSCVTIPCSFDIMDEYEPNLSNSCKAIWKRDENVFDSSSLSLQGHLEGNLTRKNCTTTLNDMQAQNSKYFFRLECDNALKYSFHPQKIEISVRDAPPTPTLTPSTLTVKEGSSVSLKCSAPAPCPSHPPTLKWTPSLADSQETLQENPDKTKVMTSVLTFTASLLHHRQKISCTAIYNKQDGSTKSVGTSLTADVFFAPQILSSSDCTKAADHLSCSCETVGNPPPTSEWYLDGLPISQSDKFATSNESLNDTGLRSIIIVNQPQCRDLSTLLCHSSNSLGSATQRFYVYSFKPQTSAESHDLVMLTVFITTAVALLALVCALLLVIRAQKTQNKLLKSIVAISQRLTNGEGNEAPNATEEDIYVEVNTPGQADVAHPAAISEPNGADLPSSEPDNAEEARKSSETNEDSSDVIYSNVIWKSKIKKKGKDAADMDQAGSSYLQEERCMGGGMCANFSSNTLEMGRLSDELEPKNVNQEVECEYAHVKFQNKSAMYT; encoded by the exons ATGACTGCAACTCTGACtctcctgattggctgtctgCTGCAAG GTGCCCTGTGTGGACAGTTTAACGTCATTATGCCTCAGGCTATAGAGGTTCTCAGTGGATCCTGCGTGACCATCCCCTGCTCCTTTGATATAATGGACGAATATGAACCAAACTTAAGTAATTCATGCAAAGCAATTTGGAAAAGAGATGAGAATGTGTTTGATAGCAGTTCACTTTCTCTACAAGGACATTTAGAAGGAAACTTAACAAGAAAAAACTGCACTACAACCCTGAACGACATGCAGGCACAAAACAGCAAGTACTTCTTCAGACTGGAATGTGACAATGCCCTGAAATATAGCTTTCATccacaaaaaatagaaatttcaGTCAGAG ATGCTCCACCCACACCGACTCTGACTCCGTCCACGCTGACGGTGAAGGAGGGGAGCTCAGTGAGTTTGAAGtgctctgctccagctccatgTCCGTCCCATCCTCCAACACTGAAATGGACCCCCAGCCTGGCTGACAGtcaggagacactgcaggaaAATCCAGACAAAACCAAAGTCATGACCTCTGTTCTGACCTTCActgcttctctcctccatcacagacagaaaatctcCTGTACTGCCATCTACAACAAACAAGACGGCAGCACTAAGTCTGTTGGCACAAGTTtaacagctgatgttttct TCGCTCCACAGatcctgtcctcctctgattgCACCAAAGCTGCAGACCACCTCAGCTGTTCCTGTGAGACTGTGGGAAATCCTCCTCCCACCTCAGAGTGGTATTTGGACGGGTTACCCATCAGTCAATCGGACAAGTTCGCAACCAGCAATGAGTCTCTAAATGACACAGGTCTGAGGAGCATCATCATTGTGAATCAACCACAATGCAGGGATCTTTCCACCTTGCTCTGCCACAGCTCCAACTCTCTAGGATCTGCTACTCAGCGATTTTATGTCTACAGCTTCAAACCTCAAACATCTGCAGAAAGTCACg ACCTGGTGATGTTGACAGTCTTCATCACCACAGCTGTCGCACTGCTAGCACTCGTATGTGCTCTGCTGTTGGTCATCAG ggctCAGAAGACTCAAAACAAGCTTCTCAAGAGCATAGTTGCAATTAGCCAACGTCTAACAAATGGAGAGGGAAATGAG GCTCCCAATGCAACAGAAGAGGACATTTATGTCGAAGTCAATACGCCAGGACAGGCAGATGTTGCCCACCCTGCAGCTATCTCCGAGCCAAACGGCGCCGACTTGCCAAGCTCTGAGCCAGACAATGCAGAAGAAGCCAGGAAAAGCTCAGAGACGAATGAGGACAGTAGTGATGTGATATATTCTAATGTGATTTGGAAGAGCAAAATCAAGAAGAAGGGAAAAGACGCAGCAGACATGGATCAGGCTGGGAGCTCCTATCTTCAGGAGGAGAGGTGCATGGGAGGAGGCATGTGTGCAAATTTTTCCAGCAACACACTGGAGATGGGACGCCTATCTGATGAGCTGGAGCCTAAAAATGTAAATCAGGAAGTGGAATGTGAATATGCCCACGttaaatttcaaaataagagtgCTATGTACACATAG